In a single window of the Methanofollis ethanolicus genome:
- the pheS gene encoding phenylalanine--tRNA ligase subunit alpha, with amino-acid sequence MADLTLNEKRLLVALAPMGEGSAAALATALGTTEEAAVQYAHLCADRGLAAVTRTSAKTYSLTPEGAEYREHGLPERQILDSFEGSISMKDLQGHPLSRIGIGWLRKKGWIAITKGVAEKTGEAAPGEDEIALADPKEGMPGIADLLKRNLVEEHEEVAYTISITPEGRALVATGLDLVEETGTLTREQILDGSWRTANLRRYSLSTPPKRIWPGKSHPYQRIIDEVKRILLDMGFVEMQGEIVLSAFWDFDALFQPQDHPAREMQDTFYLDMKEPLPAGYEGVRDMHEHGGTTSSTGWGGVWSTEVPQQCVLRTHTTPFSIRYLIDHPEPPVKAFALGRVYRREAIDPTHTPEFEQLEGIVMDEDVSFRHLLGYLKEFYGRMGFENVRFRPGYFPYTEPSVEPEVWVDGLGWVELGGAGIFREEVTAPWGIETPVLAWGLGISRVAMLKLGLKDLRQLYRSDIDWIRESPVIRKEE; translated from the coding sequence ATGGCAGACCTCACCCTGAATGAAAAGCGGCTCCTTGTCGCCCTTGCCCCGATGGGCGAGGGCAGTGCAGCCGCCCTCGCCACGGCACTCGGCACGACCGAGGAGGCGGCCGTCCAGTACGCCCACCTCTGCGCCGACCGCGGCCTTGCCGCGGTGACGCGGACGAGCGCGAAGACCTATTCCCTCACCCCCGAGGGGGCGGAGTACAGGGAGCACGGTCTCCCCGAGAGGCAGATCCTGGACTCCTTCGAGGGCTCCATCTCGATGAAGGACCTCCAGGGCCATCCCCTCTCCAGGATCGGGATCGGCTGGCTCAGGAAGAAGGGCTGGATCGCGATCACGAAGGGCGTCGCGGAGAAAACGGGCGAGGCCGCGCCGGGCGAGGACGAGATCGCCCTTGCAGACCCGAAGGAGGGGATGCCGGGCATCGCCGACCTCCTGAAGAGGAACCTCGTCGAGGAGCACGAGGAGGTGGCCTATACAATCTCGATCACCCCCGAGGGCCGCGCCCTTGTCGCCACCGGCCTCGACCTCGTCGAGGAGACAGGCACCCTGACGCGGGAGCAGATCCTCGACGGTTCCTGGCGGACGGCAAACCTGAGGCGGTACAGCCTCTCGACGCCGCCGAAGCGCATCTGGCCGGGCAAGTCCCATCCGTACCAGCGGATCATCGACGAGGTGAAGAGGATCCTTCTGGACATGGGCTTTGTGGAGATGCAGGGCGAGATCGTCCTCTCCGCCTTCTGGGACTTCGACGCCCTCTTCCAGCCGCAGGACCACCCGGCCCGCGAGATGCAGGACACCTTCTATCTGGACATGAAAGAGCCCCTGCCCGCCGGATATGAGGGCGTGCGCGACATGCACGAGCACGGCGGCACGACCTCCTCGACGGGATGGGGCGGCGTCTGGAGCACCGAAGTCCCGCAGCAATGCGTGCTCCGCACCCACACCACCCCCTTCTCGATCAGGTACCTCATCGACCACCCCGAACCCCCGGTCAAGGCCTTCGCCCTCGGCCGGGTCTACAGGCGCGAGGCGATCGACCCGACCCACACCCCCGAGTTCGAGCAACTCGAAGGGATCGTCATGGACGAGGACGTCTCCTTCCGTCACCTTCTCGGCTACCTCAAGGAGTTCTACGGGCGGATGGGCTTTGAGAACGTCCGCTTCCGCCCCGGCTACTTCCCGTACACCGAGCCGTCGGTCGAGCCCGAGGTCTGGGTGGACGGCCTCGGCTGGGTCGAACTCGGCGGCGCCGGCATCTTCAGGGAGGAGGTCACCGCTCCCTGGGGGATCGAGACGCCTGTCCTTGCCTGGGGCCTTGGCATTTCCCGCGTGGCGATGCTGAAGCTGGGCCTGAAAGACCTTCGCCAGCTG
- a CDS encoding tryptophan--tRNA ligase: MQQGINPWASSQTVDVEKLFSDFGIEPISTATSGLPEVPSFMRRGIVVGHRDYGRIADAIRTGSPFNVMTGFMPSGHPHLGHLMVMKEVVWHVQHGGRGYIGVADREAHAVRGMSWTQCREYGREYLACLYALGYEGTTYYQSENTRLKDLAFEAATKINFSELQAIYGFTQDTALAHAMSVATQVGDILFPQLDCGPSPTVVPVGIDQDPHIRLTRDVAYKLRMFLVERRDGCISVRSKNAPEAAIEAVHRAFPGSKKYEGHVDIPGASCEAVEETVRAIEIEQGGFGFVLPSATYHTFMPGLQGGKMSSSVPESFISFWETEKDLKKKVMASLTGGRMTLEEQKKLGGEPEKCSVYLLNLFHMAPDDEELAEICRKCRAGEMMCGTCKKETFERTKEYLKDLREKMDETAHLVDG, from the coding sequence ATGCAGCAGGGGATCAATCCATGGGCCAGCAGCCAGACGGTCGATGTCGAAAAACTCTTCTCCGATTTTGGCATCGAACCGATCAGCACCGCCACCTCAGGCCTCCCCGAGGTCCCGTCCTTCATGCGGCGGGGGATCGTCGTGGGGCACCGTGACTACGGGAGGATCGCCGACGCGATCCGGACAGGATCGCCATTCAATGTTATGACCGGGTTCATGCCCTCGGGCCACCCGCACCTCGGCCACCTCATGGTGATGAAAGAGGTGGTCTGGCACGTGCAGCATGGGGGCCGGGGCTATATCGGCGTCGCCGACCGCGAGGCCCACGCCGTCCGCGGGATGTCGTGGACGCAGTGCAGGGAGTACGGCCGGGAGTACCTCGCCTGCCTGTACGCCCTCGGCTATGAGGGGACGACCTACTACCAGAGTGAAAACACCCGCCTGAAAGACCTCGCCTTCGAGGCGGCGACGAAGATCAACTTCTCCGAACTCCAGGCGATCTACGGCTTCACGCAGGACACCGCTCTTGCCCATGCGATGAGCGTGGCGACCCAGGTTGGGGACATCCTCTTCCCGCAGCTCGACTGCGGCCCGTCCCCCACCGTCGTCCCTGTCGGGATCGACCAGGACCCCCATATCAGGCTGACCCGCGACGTCGCCTACAAACTCCGGATGTTCCTGGTCGAACGCCGGGACGGCTGCATCAGCGTCCGCTCGAAGAACGCGCCCGAAGCGGCGATCGAGGCCGTCCACCGTGCTTTCCCCGGCTCGAAGAAGTACGAGGGCCACGTGGACATCCCTGGCGCTTCCTGTGAGGCGGTCGAGGAGACGGTGCGGGCGATCGAGATCGAGCAGGGCGGCTTCGGCTTCGTCCTCCCCTCGGCCACCTACCACACCTTCATGCCGGGCCTGCAGGGCGGCAAGATGTCGTCGAGCGTGCCGGAGAGTTTCATCTCCTTCTGGGAGACGGAGAAAGATCTCAAGAAAAAGGTGATGGCCTCCCTCACCGGCGGGCGCATGACCCTCGAAGAGCAGAAGAAACTTGGCGGCGAGCCGGAGAAGTGCTCGGTCTATCTCCTCAACCTCTTCCACATGGCCCCCGACGACGAGGAACTCGCCGAGATCTGCAGGAAGTGCCGTGCCGGCGAGATGATGTGCGGCACCTGCAAGAAGGAGACCTTCGAGAGGACGAAGGAGTACTTAAAGGATCTCAGAGAGAAGATGGACGAAACAGCACATCTGGTGGATGGATAA
- the endA gene encoding tRNA-intron lyase yields MKATFDGSNLYLKQDTSLYESGGYGRPEKGGLRLSPEEGLYLLWRKRIDLEGYDFSGLLADLSREPGFFRRYLVYRDLRERGYALQTGPHDFRVFKRGERPGKGQSLYLIRVLAERDLVDFDRVVAEVATAGNMRKQYLIAAVDDEGELTYYEVKTNHLAGSEAPGAAATVKGEAFGAVVLVRAAAAPWLETEGYGKPLDPELTMLSPVEALFLMDGDRLTIVQQESPLGRDEYHAVAAATDGELAEKVVVYTDLRRRGYAPKTGYKFGHHFRVYGEGVKHSLMLAHAIPSGTALTMAVISRSVRLAHSVKKKMLFACVHINGIQYIEFARIKL; encoded by the coding sequence GTGAAGGCAACATTCGACGGCAGCAACCTCTATCTGAAACAGGACACCTCGCTCTATGAGAGCGGGGGATACGGGCGACCTGAGAAGGGCGGGCTCCGTCTCTCCCCGGAGGAGGGGCTGTACCTCCTCTGGAGGAAGAGGATCGACCTCGAAGGCTACGATTTCTCCGGCCTCCTTGCAGACCTCTCCCGGGAACCGGGTTTTTTCCGGCGGTACCTCGTCTACCGCGACCTCAGGGAGAGGGGCTACGCCCTCCAGACCGGGCCGCACGACTTCAGGGTCTTCAAACGCGGCGAGAGGCCGGGGAAGGGGCAGTCCCTGTACCTGATCCGGGTGCTCGCCGAACGCGACCTCGTGGACTTCGACCGGGTCGTCGCCGAGGTGGCGACGGCCGGGAACATGCGCAAGCAGTACCTTATAGCGGCGGTGGACGACGAGGGCGAACTCACCTACTATGAGGTGAAGACCAACCACCTCGCCGGTTCGGAGGCCCCCGGTGCGGCCGCGACGGTGAAAGGGGAGGCCTTCGGTGCGGTCGTCCTGGTGAGAGCCGCGGCCGCCCCCTGGCTTGAGACTGAAGGCTATGGCAAACCCCTCGACCCCGAGCTGACCATGCTCTCCCCGGTGGAGGCGCTCTTCCTCATGGATGGGGACAGGCTCACCATCGTGCAGCAGGAGTCCCCTCTCGGTCGGGACGAGTATCATGCCGTCGCCGCTGCGACCGACGGCGAACTTGCAGAGAAGGTCGTCGTCTATACCGACCTGCGCAGGCGCGGCTATGCGCCGAAGACCGGGTACAAGTTCGGCCACCACTTCAGGGTCTATGGCGAAGGGGTCAAGCACTCCCTCATGCTCGCCCATGCTATTCCCTCGGGCACCGCCCTCACCATGGCCGTCATCTCGCGCTCTGTCCGCCTGGCGCACAGTGTCAAAAAGAAGATGTTGTTTGCCTGTGTACATATAAACGGCATCCAGTATATCGAATTTGCACGAATAAAACTGTGA
- a CDS encoding response regulator — translation MPRILITDDSSFQRKIISSILDKEGFETVCARNGREGLDLAAENPPDLIVLDLLMPEMDGFEMMKQLRERGLTAPVIILTADIQESTLDACRKMGARACLNKPLKKDDLLATIRDILDQGGI, via the coding sequence ATGCCACGCATTTTAATCACCGATGACTCATCCTTTCAGAGAAAGATCATCTCGTCCATCCTCGACAAAGAGGGTTTTGAGACGGTCTGCGCCAGGAACGGACGTGAAGGGCTGGACCTTGCAGCCGAAAATCCACCCGATCTGATCGTCCTTGACCTCCTGATGCCTGAGATGGACGGTTTCGAAATGATGAAGCAGCTCCGTGAACGCGGGCTGACGGCCCCGGTCATCATCCTGACCGCGGACATCCAGGAGTCGACCCTTGATGCATGCCGTAAGATGGGCGCGAGGGCATGCCTCAACAAACCGCTGAAAAAAGACGATCTTCTGGCGACTATCAGAGATATACTCGATCAGGGCGGGATCTGA
- a CDS encoding chemotaxis protein CheX: protein MDVDPEDIDAIKELVNIGVGRAAAMLNEITCSHITLQVPTLQVIGLDELDRVDGLSGPQSAATVKIDFRGFFTGTTALIFPPESAAALVMAITGEEEDQPELDALRTETLMEVGNIFINGVMGSIGNVLGQQITYTPPTYVEDTIANIARATRFDPDERVLLANTRFFVEEINVEGVIAMILEIGSLDVLLDRIASVRGD from the coding sequence ATGGACGTCGACCCCGAAGATATCGACGCCATAAAGGAACTCGTGAACATCGGCGTCGGCAGAGCGGCGGCGATGCTCAACGAGATCACCTGCTCCCATATCACCCTGCAGGTACCGACGCTCCAGGTGATCGGCCTCGATGAACTCGACCGGGTTGACGGGCTTTCCGGCCCGCAAAGTGCCGCAACGGTAAAGATAGATTTCAGGGGTTTTTTCACCGGCACGACCGCCCTGATCTTTCCTCCCGAAAGTGCCGCGGCCCTGGTGATGGCGATCACCGGCGAGGAGGAGGACCAGCCCGAACTTGATGCACTGAGAACGGAGACGCTGATGGAGGTCGGGAACATCTTCATCAACGGGGTCATGGGATCGATCGGGAATGTCCTCGGGCAGCAGATCACCTACACGCCCCCGACCTATGTCGAGGACACGATCGCAAATATCGCCCGGGCAACACGTTTCGACCCGGACGAGAGGGTTCTTCTCGCCAACACCAGGTTCTTCGTCGAAGAGATCAATGTCGAAGGCGTCATCGCAATGATCCTGGAAATCGGATCTCTGGACGTCCTCCTCGACAGGATCGCCTCTGTCAGGGGAGATTGA
- a CDS encoding PAS domain-containing protein, whose protein sequence is METRGSVGAWQGMDFLPVGICIIDPEFRVCYWNACLEEWTGIPTDEIRGEEITVRFPSLKRPVITERINQVLQGGAPIVFSSQIHHYLIPSCLPDGKMRIQRTTLIPVASEEEGRSNVMIVCEDVSTLTREVVAYRATKNNLTHELEERIKAEKELKAAQEALLAYLIESASRVMHPAETVRADLEGIIGDLDTGDWRPEEIRMQLQVEIGTIGAIEENLAELIKAATGGRRDIPEIFRKFLLEKGYES, encoded by the coding sequence ATGGAGACGCGTGGGTCTGTCGGCGCATGGCAGGGGATGGACTTCCTGCCGGTCGGCATATGCATCATCGATCCGGAGTTCAGGGTCTGTTACTGGAATGCCTGCCTGGAGGAGTGGACCGGGATCCCCACAGACGAGATACGGGGAGAGGAGATAACCGTCCGCTTCCCGTCCCTGAAAAGGCCGGTTATCACTGAACGGATCAATCAGGTCCTACAAGGGGGCGCACCGATCGTCTTCTCCTCCCAGATCCACCACTACCTCATCCCCTCATGCCTTCCCGACGGAAAAATGCGGATCCAGCGCACCACCCTGATCCCGGTCGCCAGCGAAGAAGAAGGGAGATCAAATGTCATGATCGTCTGCGAGGACGTGAGCACCCTGACCCGCGAGGTGGTGGCATACAGGGCGACGAAAAACAATCTCACACATGAACTTGAGGAGCGGATAAAAGCAGAAAAAGAACTGAAGGCTGCCCAGGAGGCACTCCTCGCGTATCTCATCGAGAGCGCGTCGCGGGTCATGCACCCGGCAGAAACTGTCAGGGCAGACCTGGAGGGGATCATCGGCGATCTGGATACAGGAGACTGGCGTCCGGAGGAGATCAGGATGCAACTCCAGGTGGAGATCGGCACGATCGGGGCGATCGAAGAGAATCTGGCAGAACTTATCAAGGCAGCCACCGGGGGACGCCGGGATATCCCGGAAATTTTCAGAAAATTCCTGCTGGAAAAGGGATACGAATCATGA
- a CDS encoding DUF7504 family protein, giving the protein MSISLPGLEDAAVYLALSSPKMLRDANVALVEEIVRQGFRAVVITVSQPSQILIQVYARRGIDTSRVSFIDAITKYALGTPPPPRENTAFVSNPRDLTSLSIAITEMLRMYPEERTCYLIDSVTTMLIHLSSEDVSKFIHFASAKLGIMDTPLVFLAAENSLSPILLDNLLTFSSEVIRIEAPVSPQAPSS; this is encoded by the coding sequence ATGAGCATCTCGCTGCCCGGTCTTGAAGACGCTGCGGTCTACCTCGCCCTATCCAGTCCGAAGATGCTCAGGGACGCAAATGTCGCCCTTGTCGAAGAGATCGTGAGACAGGGGTTCAGGGCGGTCGTCATCACCGTCAGCCAGCCTTCCCAGATACTCATACAGGTCTATGCACGCCGCGGCATCGATACTTCGCGGGTCTCCTTTATCGACGCAATCACGAAGTACGCACTCGGGACACCACCGCCACCCCGGGAAAACACGGCCTTTGTCAGCAACCCGCGGGACCTGACCAGCCTCAGCATCGCGATCACCGAGATGCTCAGGATGTACCCGGAAGAGCGGACATGCTATCTTATCGACTCGGTCACCACGATGCTCATCCACCTCTCCTCAGAGGACGTATCGAAGTTCATCCACTTCGCATCGGCGAAGCTCGGCATCATGGACACGCCCCTCGTCTTCCTCGCCGCCGAGAACAGTCTCAGCCCCATTCTCCTCGATAACCTGCTCACCTTCTCCAGCGAAGTGATCAGGATCGAGGCTCCGGTTTCCCCACAAGCTCCATCCTCGTAG
- a CDS encoding metallophosphoesterase: MGIGLPHLENPGYAFIAIALLVCTPATLGYMALEGQSSSVTTLSFDDAPEGVVFIADPHLKAETMDHTRQMIDEINALHPSVVLIGGDFVYGEDPDLSLQQVWQEIDAPVYAVLGNHDYRSGTDAFSGLQRVAAIKETTRTAAGYDMSTLRDGTADVAFADSVEAELEKNGVTVLRNKYVTLDIDGNRLRIVGVDDGWAGMADPPAVPEDDDAFTIYMIHEPECRADWDADLILAGHTHGGQVMIPGVKDLNDRGVIELSGLIQKGGAPVYISRGIGTSNLRTDLRFNAPPEIVLIGPAGTL; the protein is encoded by the coding sequence ATGGGGATCGGACTACCTCACCTGGAAAACCCCGGATATGCCTTCATCGCCATCGCTCTCCTCGTCTGCACACCTGCGACCCTGGGGTACATGGCCCTCGAAGGGCAGAGTTCCTCCGTCACCACCCTCTCCTTCGACGACGCCCCCGAGGGGGTCGTGTTCATCGCCGACCCCCACCTGAAAGCGGAGACCATGGACCACACCAGACAGATGATCGATGAAATCAACGCCCTCCATCCCTCGGTCGTGCTCATCGGCGGGGACTTCGTCTATGGCGAAGACCCGGACCTCTCCCTCCAGCAGGTCTGGCAGGAGATCGACGCACCGGTGTACGCCGTCCTCGGCAACCACGATTACAGGTCGGGCACAGATGCTTTCAGCGGACTGCAGAGGGTCGCAGCCATCAAAGAGACCACCCGGACGGCGGCAGGCTACGACATGAGCACGCTCAGGGACGGGACGGCCGACGTCGCATTCGCCGACTCGGTCGAGGCAGAACTTGAAAAGAACGGCGTCACGGTGTTGAGAAACAAATATGTCACCCTCGACATCGATGGCAACAGGCTCCGCATCGTCGGCGTGGACGACGGCTGGGCCGGCATGGCAGACCCGCCCGCGGTGCCGGAGGATGACGATGCCTTCACGATCTACATGATCCACGAGCCTGAGTGCCGGGCCGACTGGGACGCCGACCTCATCCTTGCCGGCCACACCCATGGCGGGCAGGTCATGATACCGGGCGTCAAGGACCTGAACGACCGGGGCGTCATCGAACTCTCCGGTCTCATCCAGAAGGGCGGGGCACCGGTGTACATCAGCCGCGGCATCGGCACCTCCAACCTCAGGACAGACCTGCGTTTCAATGCCCCGCCTGAGATCGTCCTGATCGGCCCGGCCGGGACTCTCTAA
- a CDS encoding FprA family A-type flavoprotein: MKATELAQGVYWVGAIDWNLRDYHGYTLPGTTYNAYLVVGEEKTTLIDTCYPGFEDQVLGRVASVIDPKKIDVIIANHIEVDHSGGLPKIAKMLPGVPIYCTEVAVKGFARHYNTKDWNLKVVKTGETLDLGKKTLVFLEAPMLHWPDSMFTYLAEEKILFPNDAFGQHVASSERFDDELGKDVALGHAKKFFANLIIPLAPKVLKKLGEVGDLGIGIRMIAPSHGVIWRSYAADIVTSYVEWSKGVSKDKVTIVYDTMHGSTDMMAKALADGAMDGGLEVKVCLLKDGRYEGCHRSDIVAEMLDSKALLVGSPTLEDEVLPTVAGFLSYLRGLRPGRLAEKKVGFAFGSHGGHGGAVDQIAGDMKKAGIEVIDGSMEVYFRPDADEREACYRAGLALAERVKRV, encoded by the coding sequence ATGAAAGCGACAGAACTTGCACAGGGCGTCTACTGGGTCGGCGCCATCGACTGGAACCTCCGCGACTACCACGGCTACACCCTGCCCGGGACGACATACAATGCCTACCTCGTCGTCGGCGAGGAGAAGACCACCCTCATCGACACCTGCTATCCTGGCTTCGAGGACCAGGTGCTCGGCCGGGTGGCCTCGGTCATCGACCCGAAAAAGATTGACGTGATCATTGCAAATCACATCGAGGTGGACCACTCGGGTGGCCTGCCGAAGATCGCAAAGATGCTCCCCGGCGTCCCGATCTACTGCACCGAAGTCGCGGTGAAGGGTTTTGCCCGCCACTACAACACGAAGGACTGGAACCTGAAGGTGGTGAAGACCGGCGAGACGCTCGACCTCGGCAAAAAGACCCTGGTCTTCCTGGAAGCGCCGATGCTCCACTGGCCTGACTCGATGTTCACCTACCTCGCCGAAGAGAAGATCCTCTTCCCGAACGACGCCTTCGGGCAGCATGTCGCCTCCTCCGAACGCTTCGATGACGAACTGGGAAAAGACGTCGCTCTCGGTCACGCGAAGAAGTTCTTTGCGAACCTGATCATCCCCCTCGCCCCGAAGGTGCTGAAAAAACTCGGCGAGGTCGGCGACCTCGGCATCGGGATCAGGATGATCGCCCCCTCCCACGGGGTCATCTGGCGCTCCTATGCCGCCGATATCGTCACCTCCTATGTCGAGTGGTCGAAGGGCGTCTCTAAAGACAAGGTGACGATCGTCTACGACACCATGCACGGTTCGACCGACATGATGGCGAAGGCCCTTGCCGACGGCGCGATGGACGGCGGCCTCGAGGTGAAGGTCTGCCTCCTCAAGGATGGGAGGTACGAAGGCTGCCACCGCTCAGACATCGTTGCCGAGATGCTCGACTCGAAGGCTCTCCTTGTCGGGTCGCCGACCCTGGAGGACGAAGTCCTCCCGACAGTCGCCGGGTTCCTCTCGTACCTCCGCGGTCTCCGGCCCGGACGCCTGGCAGAGAAGAAGGTCGGCTTTGCCTTCGGCTCGCACGGCGGCCACGGCGGTGCGGTGGATCAGATCGCCGGCGACATGAAGAAGGCCGGGATCGAGGTGATCGACGGGAGCATGGAGGTCTACTTCAGGCCCGACGCCGACGAGCGCGAGGCGTGCTACCGGGCCGGCCTTGCCCTTGCCGAGCGGGTAAAACGGGTGTAA
- a CDS encoding V4R domain-containing protein yields MGTTGRGGQIELFASRGGVHAVKSPVRVAILEMLADGEMPFDTIVERTGRAKSTVSVHLRDMVEEGILGERPDPADARRKIFFIAADHLGALSAVDRIPEELARYAVEYNEGDGDPFAFYRLMFRTLRTMLMQTGVNLDPVLFEAGRKVGEAVAPALTDQNAGDFLGKVACFWEEHRLGRVEAGPAAPFEVFVYDCFECADLPRIGRPACSFDTGILTTVFSAQFGREMEVTETHCYAAGDPYCRFVIREAGPKK; encoded by the coding sequence ATGGGCACGACGGGGAGAGGGGGACAGATCGAACTCTTCGCAAGCAGGGGAGGAGTTCATGCGGTCAAAAGCCCGGTCAGGGTGGCGATCCTGGAGATGCTCGCGGACGGGGAGATGCCCTTCGACACGATCGTGGAGAGGACCGGGAGGGCGAAGTCAACGGTCTCTGTCCACCTGCGAGATATGGTGGAGGAGGGGATCCTGGGGGAGCGACCGGATCCTGCAGATGCACGGCGGAAGATCTTCTTCATCGCCGCCGACCACCTCGGTGCGCTCTCGGCCGTGGACCGGATACCGGAGGAACTCGCACGTTATGCGGTTGAGTACAATGAGGGGGATGGCGACCCCTTCGCCTTCTACCGCCTGATGTTTCGGACCCTCAGGACGATGCTCATGCAGACCGGCGTCAACCTCGACCCCGTCCTCTTCGAGGCAGGGAGAAAGGTCGGCGAGGCGGTGGCGCCGGCCCTCACCGACCAGAACGCAGGAGATTTTCTCGGCAAGGTCGCCTGTTTCTGGGAAGAGCACCGCCTCGGACGGGTTGAGGCAGGGCCTGCGGCGCCCTTCGAGGTCTTCGTCTATGACTGCTTCGAGTGCGCTGACCTCCCGCGGATCGGGCGACCCGCCTGCTCCTTCGACACCGGCATCCTCACTACTGTCTTCTCCGCACAGTTCGGGAGGGAGATGGAGGTCACCGAGACGCACTGTTATGCCGCGGGCGATCCCTACTGCCGGTTCGTGATCAGGGAAGCCGGGCCCAAAAAATAA